A portion of the Jaculus jaculus isolate mJacJac1 chromosome 5, mJacJac1.mat.Y.cur, whole genome shotgun sequence genome contains these proteins:
- the LOC123460767 gene encoding LOW QUALITY PROTEIN: cyclin-dependent kinase 8-like (The sequence of the model RefSeq protein was modified relative to this genomic sequence to represent the inferred CDS: inserted 2 bases in 1 codon) produces the protein MDYDFKVKLSSERERVEDLFEYEGCKVGRGTSGHVYKAKRKDGKDDKDYALKQIEGTGISMSACREIALLRELKHPNVISLQIVFLSHADGKXIIKFHRASKANKKPVQLPRGMVKSRLYQILDGIHHLHAKWVLHRDLKPANILVMGEGPERGRVKIADMGFARLFNSPLKPLADLDPVVVTFWYRAPELLLGARHYTKTIDIWAIGCIFAELLTSEPIFHCRQEDIKTCNPYHHDQLDRIFNVMGFLADKDWEDIKKMPEHSTLMKDFRRNTYTNCSLIKYMEKHKVKPDSKAFHLLQKLLTMDPIKRISSEQAMQDPYSLEDPLPTSDVFAGCQIPYPKREFLTEEEPDDKGDKKHQQQQQGTNHTNGTGHPGNQDSSHAQGPPLKKVRDVPPTTTSGGLIMTSDYQRSNPHAACPNPGPSTPQPQSSMGYSATSQQPPQRSHQTHGY, from the exons ATGGACTATGACTTTAAAGTGAAGCTGAGCAGCGAGCGGGAGCGGGTCGAGGACCTGTTCGAATACGAGGGCTGCAAAGTTGGCCGTGGCACTTCTGGGCACGTCTACAAAGCCAAGAGGAAGGATGGGAAGGATGATAAGGACTATGCTTTAAAACAAATAGAAGGAACTGGAATCTCTATGTCAGCATGTAGAGAAATAGCATTACTTCGAGAGCTTAAACATCCCAACGTCATCTCTCTTCAAATAGTGTTTCTGTCTCATGCGGATGGGAA CATAATCAAGTTTCACAGAGCCTCTAAAGCAAACAAGAAGCCAGTTCAGTTACCTCGGGGAATGGTGAAATCTCGTTTATATCAGATCTTAGATGGTATTCACCATCTGCATGCCAAATGGGTGTTGCACAGGGATTTGAAACCTGCTAATATTTTAGTTATGGGTGAAGGTCCCGAGCGTGGAAGAGTAAAAATTGCTGATATGGGCTTTGCCCGATTATTCAATTCACCTTTAAAGCCTCTAGCAGATTTGGATCCAGTTGTTGTGACATTCTGGTACCGAGCTCCAGAGCTGCTTCTTGGTGCAAGACATTATACCAAAACAATTGATATTTGGGCTATAGGGTGTATATTTGCAGAGCTACTAACGTCAGAACCAATATTTCACTGTCGGCAAGAGGACATCAAAACTTGTAATCCTTATCACCATGACCAGCTGGACAGAATATTCAATGTAATGGGATTTCTTGCAGATAAAGATTGGGAAGATATAAAAAAGATGCCCGAACATTCAACATTAATGAAAGATTTCAGAAGAAATACGTATACCAACTGCAGCCTTATCAAGTATATGGAAAAACACAAAGTTAAACCGGATAGTAAAGCATTCCACTTGCTACAGAAGTTGCTTACTATGGACCCAATAAAGCGAATTTCCTCAGAACAGGCTATGCAGGATCCCTATTCCTTAGAAGACCCGCTTCCTACATCAGACGTATTTGCTGGTTGTCAGATACCTTACCCAAAACGAGAATTTTTAACAGAAGAAGAGCCTGATGACAAAGGAGACAAaaagcaccagcagcagcagcagggcacTAACCACACTAATGGGACTGGCCACCCAGGGAACCAAGACAGCAGCCACGCGCAGGGGCCCCCGCTGAAAAAAGTGAGGGATgttcctcctaccactacctcagGTGGACTGATCATGACCTCAGACTATCAGCGTTCCAATCCACATGCTGCCTGTCCCAACCCTGGACCAAGCACACCGCAGCCCCAGAGCAGCATGGGATACTCAGCTACCTCCCAGCAGCCTCCACAGCGCTCACACCAGACGCATGGGTACTGA